One Acropora palmata chromosome 2, jaAcrPala1.3, whole genome shotgun sequence genomic window, AGCGACAAGTGCTCAGGCTGTCTTGTCATTTGCCCGCAGCGTTTAGTGACCGTGTTCGAAACAATTTCTCCACCCAAAACGAGTAGCAGTAAAATTTGTCATGGGCATTTGAAAACAGCCGACAACGATGACAGAATAATTGGCAACAAGTACTACAGCTCTGCCAGAAAGGTAAGCTCACGTGAAGACTTTATAGCATGGGTGATCCCAGTTTCATTTCCCTCACAATTAAGAGCTGAGTTGCACAGATTTCCTGGTTTGCTGTCATTGTTATTGCCAGCGACAACATTCCCAAAGCGAAGCAAAGGTTCCACCAACAGATACCCGAGACTGGGGTGAACTTCTGAAGAAGTTAGAGGTATTGgaacaggaaaacaaacatcTGAAGGAAAATAATTCTCAATTAAACGACCACATTAAAGGTGTGTGTGTTTCCAAGTCACTGAAATGGCTTTTATTCCCCCAATTTTAGAGGGTTTCAAGGATTCATTCCCCATTTTTTTAAGCTTAAATACTGCCACTGCAAAATACACCAGGAATTGATCAAAAACCAAATTAAACTTTGTCCACTTTTTCACTAAAATCCTCAATACTCTCAAGTGGAACACAGGGCTGTCACTAATCTTTGGAGTAGGTGGGGATATAAAAAAATAGCCAGGGGTTCAAGTTGCTGTAGTGAAGTCAACATGCTGGTTTTATATCAAAGTAACTGGGGATATACCTCAAAATACGACGGGGAAATCTCTGGCCCCTAGCCCTTAATAACAGCCCTGGGAACATTCCAAAGTCCACCTGCAAATACTACCCTTAGAATTACAATATTCAGAATATTTCAGATACAATCCAATAGTTAAATACTACATCAATAATCACAAGTTATCAACACCAAAATATTTGCAGAGTTTGAACAGCATACCAAAGCCctcaaagaaaaggaaataaagcaACAAGCACATATTGCAGGCTTCGAGCCAAGAACACTCAGTTGACAGAGAAAATCTTTTCCATCAGTAGGTTGATTCTGATTGATTTTTAACTTCTACTATacacaagcaaaacaaaaaaaaagcgttattcaaaaaaaaaacttgatgtaAAGAATGCAGATGAAGCTGTATGAGTGGCACATGCTTTAAGTGGAAGAAGGTTTGACTATGACTTTCTCCAGTGGTTTCTTCCACACTATACCATATCCAAGATATGTCCTTGCTTGTGTACTCAGCTGCAgaatttttcattgatttgttttgtgaaGTGTGGAGTTCTCAGgggcaaacaaacaaaatacctAAGGGAAGACGAAAGCACCAGGTTAGTTAACCCTTTGGGCTTAAGTCAAATGAGTAAAAAAGGAACTCTAAATGCACATGTACATGTAACTGAGGATAAGTTGATATCTTCACTCCTGCATTCAACAATCAAGGTTTCATCTTTCTGCACAGACTCCCAAGTGACCCCTGGTAGCATTCATTGCCTCTCATTGtcataaaataaagttgaaaagacTTAACTACACAATGCAGGAACTAGAAAACCTAAAATCATGTGATAAACATCATACATCATCGAATGATCTCCAAATTACATGTAAGTTGATAtgaatatatttcttttttctttagccATATTATTTTCCAACACTGGATTCGACACTTGATCAACGTTGCCTTCCACTGGGATATGCCTTTTTTGGCAAAGAGCCTGATCCTGAACTGGCTTGCGATGAATtacggtcatttcgttccatggTCAGATCGTTCCAAGTCAGATCGTTCCAAACAATTGTAAGATCGTTCCATAAAATAGTCAGTTCGGTCCACAAAAAGGTCAGTTCGTTCCAAATATAAATTTGACTTTATCTTAAGAtgtttaaaaacaagaaacgaataattttgttgtccTGTTCTAAATTCAACCAGCCACGGACTTAATCATTGATACCGCTACCTAGTGTAATACCAATGAGGAATCGATCGATGTTTTGGAAAGATATAGCACAGCAAAAAGCTATGCCGTTCGGGAAGTACAGTATTTCGAAGCGCTAGTAACCTAATTTCTTTTCAACGTGAgatgtatgcaaattttgaaatcaacgCGAGTTTCGAATTACAATCTcgattttatgataatttgtcTTGCCGAAAATATAATCGAGCATTGCAAGCATCGTCTTCAATGTATATACATGTACGCACTATCATACTGAAACTCACTGCCTTTTAATAACGCTCCTTTTACATGCGGATGTCTTATGAACTTATATTATCTaacatttaaatacaaaatgacCTTAATCTTGAACTCGTCTTAATTAAAAGCTTGTGTACTACATCTTATACCTAGAGACTTGTAAAACTTGCTGTATATAGATATCCTAAGCTTATCGACTAAACCTacgatttcaaataaataatgacCTTAATCTAGATTAGCTAACGCAAGATCGTGTGAACTAGCGAGAATTATCCACATCGGCTATATACTTAAATATATACTGTATTATGCACCTGTCAATTgaaacccccacccccccccaccccgggGAGGTATGGGGCATTGATGGGGGTTACTAAGGGTTTTGGCACATTTTTGTGTCCAAGGGGGTGGgggatttgttgttttttgttgcatcACTTTTGCCCGTGGGGTGGGGGATTAGTAAGGCTTTGACATTCGTGGACGAGCGAGGACTGAGACGAGTGAGTCGAATCCATGTGCTTTCTCATCCCCAAATCGTGGCGGCTAATTCTACGCCGACTTCTGCtgcgaaaattgaaaataaataattgtcaGATAGGCTCCTACTCCAGCTTAAGGCGAATTTCAAGTGCGTCTTattgaatataaaaaaagatttaactTACCAGTGTTGCAAGTACGGTGATTCCACTTCAAACAGCCATCGCACTGTATCGCTTCCTGTCTTGCTGTTACCGTCCGATTAcaagaaatgcattttttaatCGTTGAAGTAATAATCGATTTCGCGGAATATACAATGCAGAGACGTGCTCTAATAGTGATCAATAATCGGGGTGCTTACTTTGACTCGTTCTGGTTTTATACACAACGGTGGTTAGTTAATTAATTCTTAAGGATCACATTAAATTCATCTTAATCGTGATTTGCTGTTTTATCTTAGAAGGTGATAACTTGTGCCAATTATTTGCTCTTAAATGCATAATAATAGCTCTTGCACGTGTTTTCTAAGAGattagcttttcttttgttttggcaaaGGATAATGCGTTTGACAGTGTATCAATCTAAACTTAAAATGCATTGAATAAATTGAAGGAAGTCACGTAATTAAAGCTGCACCGTGATTGTCGAAGTTAATATGATTGCGGCTATCAAAAGCTTCATCCTTTTACGGCAACAGGGTTAAGAGCGAGATGGGGAGTACAAATTATAGATATTGCTCGTGGTTTACGGATAAAAACGAACTCAAAACTGTGAACTAACATAGCCAGCGACGACATGTTAGCGAACTCGAACGTAGCGCCAGAAACCGACGTAAACCATTACAGGTTTCTCTCGCTACGGTATAATCTAAAACCACTTTACATCGAGCGCACTAACGGAAACGTAGGCTGCGGAGAACttgattctgtttttttttttgcgtgtgTGTCTTGTGGTCAAAAATCGACAAACATTAGCTCTCGCTAATTGTGCGAAtagtgaaattaaattaacataCGACGCTCCCActattatgtaaattcctgTAGTTGTAAAAATACTTTCATCCATGTTCTGATCGCTACTTTGACTCAGATGACATTTGCTCATTTAGAAAATAGATATATCATATGTGGGACgaactgactattttgtggAACGATCTGACTATTTTGTGGAACGATCTGACAATTGATTGGAACGATCTGACTTGGAACGATCTGAccatggaacgaaatgaccggATACCCTTGCGATGATCCAGCATGTGAAGTTGTTGCTGATGAACACGACATCACTCGCCTAAACTGTGGCCACACTTTCCACAGAGGCTGTTTCTCAAAAAACAGTTCAGACGAGGAACACAGCTATGCCTTACCAAGAGAAGAGATGAAGTGTGCTGTTTGCTATGAGCCATTATGTGAAAGGATGGAAGAACTTGCAACTTCACTTAACAGGTTGGTCTATTAAATAATTGCAATTAAGGAAAAATCAAAGTGAGCTAAGTATTCTGTAATCTAGCCCACTCtaacactgaaaacaaaattcaaactttgAACGTTTCAATTAGCTTAATTACGATGACACTGAATATTCGGTAAAggtaaatgaataattaaaatcACGAAAAATCGTACTTACCGTGGTCTAAGTTCTTTACAAACACTGTTTTAGATACTTAGCAGGTGATGGTGATGACATGGACGCTGTTGAACccgaagaggaagaagataACGATGATGATCCAGAGGAAGCAGATGATGAAGAGTCATCATTCGATAAGAACCACTTTTACAAAcaagttttgaagatacagCAAAAAGCAGTTTCCCGGTTCTCAGATTTACCCcattatcaaagaaaattaatgaccAGATTGGAGAAAACAACCAAATAGACGAACAAATTCGAAAATCGATCGAAGGCATCAATCTGCACTCGCATGTGCTCCCATGCAGCAGCGACTACAAACCTGAAACGGCTTCTACAGAAGGGattaaatttggaaaagcCAATATAATTGGCAAGAATCCTCGTAAGAGCGATGGCTTTCTACTTCCATTATCAGTAAGTTCGAATATATAAGCGAATTCATCTTCGAACGCATCACAATCGCCCGCCATTTTCATAAGATCCTCCAGATCCCCTGGATTTCAGCCGTTTCGCGCACGCGCATTAATCTGTAACTGGGTTTGCTACGTCATTATCGCTCATCCAATGAACGGTTTTTCCGCCCTGTCCCTCAGCGTTCTAGCGTTTTGTTGGtgctgaaaattgaaaataattaattaggcGTTTAATTTAGAGAAGAACCTGGGGAAGagcaaatgaaatcaaatatGGCGCCTTCTACTTATCCACAGTTGCTCTTTGGGAAAAGGTGTTGTAAAGTTGTCTCCGTTCTTTTCCATGCTTTGTGAAGATCGGAAGGGACTACCTTCTTTAACACAAATGATGTCACGTATTTTCGCCATATCGGACATTCATGTTGATATAAAGGAGAATCTTCGTTTGGTTGAAAGTTGGTCGGGAAGTGATTTTCGAAATGATGTGCTCATTGTAGCTGGCGATGTGACTGACAACACGTCTCTTTTGAAAACAGTTCTCAAGTCTCTTGTAGAAAAGTTTTCCAAAGTGTGCTATGTTCCAGGTACTGTGATCTTTATCCTAGAGGTTGTTCTTCTTACTGATCATGATCTTCTTCATAAGAGGGGCAAGAGTTCCTCTAGTGAGAAAATTTACCATACATGCACACAATCAATGAATTTGCAATGTTATTTAAGTTTCAGGGAGACATAGCATGGACGCTGAATAGCTTTCTATTTGTCATGAAGTCATGCGCAAATTGAATGAGACAACTGAAAAGTAACAACATTTCAGAGagaatatatatttattaattttttgccaGATATTACAGATTATGAACTTGCCAATTGTTTTACCCATTGAAGTAACAAAGTAGAAGACACAGAATTGTTAAAAGAAGAAGGGAATGTTTTACATGCATATTGGAAGCAAAATGTTATGCCTTTCGGGAAACAAGActctttttttgcaaatgtAAAAACATTTAAGCTTGAAAAGAGTTAAAAAGTGAAGACTTAATAACTCATTTCATGTGTTTGCCAATGGTTATTCCTGCATTCTCAATACAGGCAATGTAACCAACACATTCAGCTTATTGGTTGTACAGTATTGGAAAATATGTGAATGTAGCAACTGTTGATTGCTCATGGGCTGGGTTGAAGTGATGTGTTCGTCATTCACCATATTCATTTATTACGGGTACCTTTTTGCTCCCTTAAGTTTGACTTTATCCCAGGtttcattgctttcttttgcTCGTTAgaaatattcttttcaaaaatcattttgcACTAGTAGTTCAAACTTACAGTGTGTCTCTTCATTTTCTCCATGATGTGGTTACCTCTAATGGAATATatatgacaataaaaatttttcaattgATGACTATCACTCAGACTGTGTGATGGCTCACCGACAGAACTGCAAGTAGTGTCTTCACATTGGGTTAGAGCCATTAAGTGTACAATGACCTATGACATATTATTATGAAGATAAATCTTTGCACTcacaacaaacattttttctcattctccACTTGAACTTGTTTTTTGTATGTTGCAAAGTAACCTAAAATTTGTAAAACTAGCTTTCAGTTTGATCCATAACCAAGACAAGAGAGGTCTGAGTCTTAATTTGACCTCATAAACTATTTTATGGTTTGCAATGTTAGTTCAGGAACAGACCCATGTCTCTCATGGCTTAGTTGTGAATTGTTATAATGGCAGCTACCCATGTTTTTATGTGACACACTTTAGTTAGACTTTAGTGAAGAATGAGTAAAAGGTTTGTTGAATGTTGGGGAATTTATTTCAGGAacgaaaaatatttcagtttaaGTGAATCTTGAATAATGACACAAATGTAGCGGTGGCAATGCAACAACTTCGTACCCAGGACTTCTCCCTTCGCGTTGAGTCCCGGGTCAAAGTGAAGCGAGAAATCCTTGAACGAGTTGGCAAAGAAAAACCTCAGCGAGAGGCTAATGGCAACTTTGTGGTATTTTAGGAAATCACGAGCTTTGGATTCGCCAGACAGAAGATGCTTCCTGCTACGAAGATTCTATCGGGAAATTTCACTCCATTCGCGAAATTTGCGAGACGATTGGTGTTCATACCAGACCAATAAAGGTCCAATGTTGTAATGATAATGCCGCCTGGGTTGTGCCAATGTTTTCTTGGTATGCCAAGCCTGAAGACGACTTGGAGAATTCTTTGTACGTTGCAAGGGCAATGGAAGACGCGGAGTTGTCCAATAAGATTTGGATGGACAATCATATGTGTAAGTGGCCTTCGCTTAAAGAAACCGTATCTCAGTATTTTGCAAACCTGAACGAGGAATTCCTCGCTCAGAGTTACGATGCCCCAGTAATATCGTTCAGCCATTTTCTTCCTCGTCAAGATCTCATCTCAGCTTCGGAAGAAGACATCATGAAAGTGGACGAAGAGAGAAGGAAGTTAACCCTTCCAGCCTTAGATAATCCCAGAGCACAAGGTTCGCAGATTCAATTTAACTTTACGCGTTTTGCAGGATCCAGAAGTATAGAGAAGCAGATAAGACGGTTAGGGTCCAAAGTTCATGTTTACGGTCATCAGCACCGAAATAGGGACAGAGTGATTGATGATGTACGTTATCTATCCCTTTGTCTGGGATACCCCAGGGAAAGGTCCAAGGGATTTATATGGGGTTTTTCAGATGGATTCACGCCGCCTCAGATATGGCCCTTATACTCGCCCACAAAAAGTCGCTTTGAGCCTGTGCAGTGAGGATCTGTTTTTCTGGGTTCATATTTTTAGATTGTTTGATTTGAGATCGAAAGAAACGACATGAAACATTTCTCGGTGACCGCCTTTCTCAGGTTCTCTGGAAAGCGAGGTCAGTTGGCCACATGACCATGTTTTTCTGAACCGATATAGTAAGGATGCGTCTGCGTTGCTGAGGTGTCCTGCCCattttggtcacgtgactCAAAGCAGTGTTGAAAACACtggtttaaggacggtgcctactattgttgttgcgcatacgttctgcgcatctccagatactcggatttcctatcgccaatgcttactaatacagggatattttttcgcggtttaaaactatccagagaaagtagatcttagtaagtactcttggtatccaaaaagaaaattgggggtaaccatgcatttttgagagataattaagcttcaatttcagaaagaacgccatacattgctttgtattttaaagcttttgacagatattattcatgaattatctttgaaaaatgcgtggttacccccaatgttctttttggatttcaataggacttgttaagatctacatttcctgtatAATCACataccggggaaaaaatatctttaattaataggcaccgtccttaaaagcataaaagaaaaaaaactaaagatGTATATATCTTTGTCTGCTTgaactttcctctgatccacGTAGTTTTAGCTTTTATTACTTGTAAAACAGATAATTGAGGCATGGTACTGTGGGCTTCGATTGATACCAGGTCTGATTCCAAACGATGAAAATGCACTAAGGACCTTTACCTTCTTCGTGTAAACAAGTAGGACACGCTTACGCGACTTCTGCCAGGTGTGTGTTCATTTACACGATACCGTACTTTTGGGAAGTAATAGACCTTCCTCTTCACCCCAACACACTGCCAACCAGCAGGGCCTTTGCTTCTGATGTTATCATCACTAACAGCAAGACGTTTCAGAGCTTGCATGAAAAACGTGCCGTGCAGGTATCACGTCACACCCCTGGTTTATATACTCCCTTCTGTTTAATCCGCGCATAAGACAAAAAAACTGCGGTTTTGGCACATTtgtgaaaaatgtaatttattgCACTACATTTTAAGTACAGCCCCTTGCACATGCAAGGTGTAAATCgagtgaaaaagtaaaaatcgAGGTAATCAAAGGTATCCTGTCGAAAGCTCGTGGAGTAAGTAAGATACTCTGTCAGGGAGGTGATATAGCGAATTATCAAGCCTATAGAGTGGTTGCAAATGCAGTGTAatacatttttctgttttacgaTTTCATCCGAATAAGAGCATTCTTAACGACCATTTGATGAATGCATCAAAGCGCCTTCCGAACTTAATACGATCGGAAATCGATTACAAACTTTCCATTGTTTACGCCTGACATCCTGATTCCCCAACCATCCCGATAGCTCTCCACGAGCTAAAAGGGGGTCGAGCTTGATATCGCTGGCTTACTCTTTGTaggtttctttaaaaatattgagatTTCAAAGATCCTACGTTCATTTAACTATTGCCATCAGTTTTTACAAACACACACCTCTACACTAAAAACTTATTGCCTTGTGATTAccaacaaaatgaaagagcTCTTTTTATGGTGTAAGGGGATCCTTGTTTAAGTCTGGTCGATTTTCCAAAGCTTGTCTCTTCCACTTGGTTCGTCTGTTCTGAAACCATACTTTCACTTGTGTCTCGCTGAGCTTCAGGTAGGATGCCAGCTGTTTTCGTTCCGAGCCGACGACGTAGTGGTTTTTCTCAAATGAGGTCTCGAGGCACAGCAGCTGGAACGGTGTGAAAGCAGTGCGCACGCGTCGCTGTTTTTGATTTCCTGACTTTTGACTTGCTTGTGCTGCGGTGCCGCTGCTTTGCGCTATTGAAGGTAAAGAGGAAAACATACCTATCAAACAAGTCTACTTTGAAAGCGTCACTTAACCTGTTCTCAGTATATCACAATGAATTGCTAAACCATCCATTTGGTTAGAATAATGATACTCCGTCCGTTCAGTATTCGTTTGCCCCGCCTACTTCTCTGTTATACTGTTACTAAGCTATGCAACCAAAGTCAGAAGGTAACGACATACTGGATGAATGCCATGATGCAATACGTCTCAGGACGAGCTGGTCTGTGACAATTTCAAAAGGAAGGCTTAATCCTCACCAAGCAATCTTTCGGAGATATACTAAACTACCTTAACCTTCTcaaatttttcagaaataaCTGAGATATGAGCTGATAGTTTTTGTGATTACTTGGATATAAAACCAcgacattttttctttaattatcaaTCATATCCTTAATAATGCGGTTCCTTCCTTGAGTTACGCTGTTCGCTTGATGAGGAATGTTGGCATTCACATAACTATTATTGAGTCTCTTCAGTACATCCGAGTCTATCTCAGAGATCACGCGTAATGCATCACTTGAAGCTCATGGGTTCAGTTTGAATCGAAAAATTTCCCGCATATGTCCGAGTTATCGTCAATAAACTATTCTCATCTTTTACACTAAGGATCTTGTCATAACTCACCACACAGAAGCCACAAAGCACTTTTCCTGAATACTACTTACTTTTTCCTGAATACAAAAGTCAAACAAATGGCAGAACTTACGTTTTTCTGGGTTTGTTCTAACTTCGGTGCAGCTTTGCCGTGTCCCTCGGCTAGGTTGACTCGGATATGGCCATCGAAATTTGTCTCGCATGTTGTAATTAGTGATTGGGGTCGATACGTAGCCGTACTTCCCTGTAGATGGTCTTGACATTGACATGTCTTCGTGGGACGCTTGATAAGATTGACGCTGTCTTTCTGGACTTAAACGGGCGCAAGGTTGAGCCTGGTATTGACCTGGAATGGGAGTCGCAACAATGTCTTGATATCTCCACATCGTGCCATTGCACTCCAGTGAGGAGCAGGGAGGACGACAGTAAAGAAAATTGCTCGCCATTTCTTCAAATGTCTGGGTGCAGTTGTGCAGCTTGAAATAAGTGTACTGATCCAGTTGTAAGTACTTCTTTTATTTAAGCTTAGGTCAATAAATGACAGAAATGAAAACGGATATTACTGCAATAATCATATTTCTCCCTTTTGTTTGCATTGAGGCATGTTTAATGATAAGTTAATCGTAAGGTCGGATGTAACACTGTTCAATCTACACCGGCAATATTATATTCTACTGTTTTAAATGCTTCATTGTAACTGTATGGTATAGCAATCGCACTTAAAGTCATTGGATTGGCAAAGGTCATATTATCGTTATTTCTGATCCGCGAGATAAGGAAGGCGCGGGagaggttaaaaaaaaaatcagtaatTAATTCTCTCTTCAGTTAGAACAGGCTCTCAAAAGCTAAAATAATGAATAGCTAACATGCAATTTAGATGGccataatttgaaaaacgcACACGCTTTTTGCAAACCAAATAATTTTCGTTCATCAGTTGGTAATATGGACGAGATATTCTGAAACTGTTCTCAAACGATTTTCATGAGAACCTTATGACACTTAGCTTGGTACCCATGGTCGAGAGATGCAGGTGAACCAATAATCTctctaagtttttttttatcatgtgTGTCAGGTGTGCAACAAAaaagctgaaagaaaatagGGAACCAAAAGGacagaaaagggaaaaaaaagagaagctCGACCTTGGCTTGAAAGAGGCCGTTTTAGACACCATTTACGTGACACCGCTTATAATGTAATTTGTTCGTTACTAGCCAGCAAACAAATAAGCGTCTATATTAAAGAacgtttttgttaaaatgaacTACAAGCTGCAGGACAGCAATATTAAAACAACTGAGATAGGTTTGAATATCGGGCAATTAGTTTGAAGACAGCACATTGGGTGAAAACCGGTCGAAAGGATTATGGTCATCGCAGCCTATTTTACAAGGCCCAAACGTGCGTTTTTTCCGACTGATCCAGAATTATACGAGTTTTATTGACCGGCAAGGAGATGTGGCATTTTGGTTAAAAGGAAAGGATCAGATGTagtaaacaaatatatatatatatatttaaatatttcatttcatttttatcattgatAACCGAATAACTCTTTGTTGGGAAAACTGTTTGTTGCTAGCATCAAGTCTTTCTTTTCACACCCTCTTTCCAATTATGTGAACCCTGTGAAATAATCCCGGTATAAGTGTTAAGTGTAATTTTGcatctttaatttttgaaaaatgtgtgggCCAACCTTAGCGACTTCGAAAGCTGAGGGAAAAGATTTGAAGAGAAAAGTTAGTTAACTACTTATCTTTACAAAAAAAGGACAACTACTAATATAATGCTAACATTTATATCATAGGGGGCAAAAATCATATTGGTAAACACAACTATTAGAAGCGTacttttagaaaaaaaatgagctTTTTGCTCAAGAGCTCGCAAAGTGTACTTACTGATTAAAACTAGATCAATCGTAAATATGCCTTATATTCCCACGAAAACAATCTTCACAAGAAGTAAATGGGATGTTATGTTAAACACAGAATGCATTACAACTGTTTGTATAAGAGGGAAGCAAAGAAgtaaattgaataaaaagaaaatgaggcTCAT contains:
- the LOC141873328 gene encoding homeobox protein Nkx-6.3-like, producing the protein MASNFLYCRPPCSSLECNGTMWRYQDIVATPIPGQYQAQPCARLSPERQRQSYQASHEDMSMSRPSTGKYGYVSTPITNYNMRDKFRWPYPSQPSRGTRQSCTEVRTNPEKPQSSGTAAQASQKSGNQKQRRVRTAFTPFQLLCLETSFEKNHYVVGSERKQLASYLKLSETQVKVWFQNRRTKWKRQALENRPDLNKDPLTP
- the LOC141873327 gene encoding acyl-carrier-protein phosphodiesterase PptH-like, encoding MLCEDRKGLPSLTQMMSRIFAISDIHVDIKENLRLVESWSGSDFRNDVLIVAGDVTDNTSLLKTVLKSLVEKFSKVCYVPGNHELWIRQTEDASCYEDSIGKFHSIREICETIGVHTRPIKVQCCNDNAAWVVPMFSWYAKPEDDLENSLYVARAMEDAELSNKIWMDNHMCKWPSLKETVSQYFANLNEEFLAQSYDAPVISFSHFLPRQDLISASEEDIMKVDEERRKLTLPALDNPRAQGSQIQFNFTRFAGSRSIEKQIRRLGSKVHVYGHQHRNRDRVIDDVRYLSLCLGYPRERSKGFIWGFSDGFTPPQIWPLYSPTKSRFEPVQ